A single window of Desulfomicrobium macestii DNA harbors:
- the lgt gene encoding prolipoprotein diacylglyceryl transferase has translation MIYWNADPIAVSVGPLSVHWYGLFFAAAFIVGLQIMGRIFIREGRSTDDLDSLLGFVVVGALVGARLGHCLLYDPVYYLSSPLLILKIWEGGLASHGGVIGILVAVGVYARRSGMRFWWLLDRIAVPAALGGAFIRIGNFMNSEIVGMPTIVPWAVIFERLDPLPRHPVQLYEAAAYLLIFIVLLLAYRVRDLRDRQGLLAGIFLALVFAARFVLEFYKMPQAAYEYGQFLTVGQWLSVPCVLVGFWLLFRAFRGQGQSTKRH, from the coding sequence ATGATCTACTGGAACGCCGACCCCATCGCCGTGAGCGTTGGGCCCCTGTCCGTCCATTGGTACGGCTTGTTTTTCGCCGCCGCATTCATCGTCGGATTGCAGATCATGGGGCGCATCTTCATACGGGAGGGGCGCTCCACCGACGACCTGGATTCCCTGTTGGGCTTTGTGGTCGTCGGCGCCCTGGTCGGCGCGCGGCTCGGGCACTGCCTGCTCTACGATCCGGTCTATTACCTGTCGAGCCCGCTGCTGATCCTCAAGATATGGGAAGGCGGGCTGGCCAGTCATGGCGGCGTGATCGGGATTCTTGTGGCCGTGGGTGTTTATGCCCGTCGCAGCGGCATGCGCTTCTGGTGGCTGCTGGACCGCATCGCCGTCCCCGCGGCGTTGGGCGGCGCGTTCATCCGCATCGGGAATTTCATGAATTCCGAAATAGTCGGCATGCCGACCATCGTGCCCTGGGCCGTGATTTTCGAACGCCTCGACCCGCTGCCCAGGCATCCTGTGCAGTTGTACGAGGCCGCGGCCTATCTTTTGATCTTCATCGTTCTTCTCCTGGCTTATCGGGTGCGAGACCTGCGCGACCGCCAGGGCCTGCTGGCCGGCATCTTCCTGGCTCTGGTTTTTGCCGCCCGCTTTGTCCTCGAATTCTACAAGATGCCCCAGGCGGCCTACGAGTACGGCCAGTTCTTGACCGTGGGCCAGTGGCTGAGCGTGCCCTGCGTGCTGGTCGGATTCTGGCTTCTGTTTCGTGCATTTCGCGGGCAAGGGCAGAGCACAAAACGGCATTGA
- a CDS encoding permease encodes MNWREEWKPLAVIVAVFLACFYLPVGVPRFDNAILEAFHLVKWYAQEHVLLCLIPAFFIAGAISVFVSQGAVMKYLGAKANKVLAYGVAAVSGTILAVCSCTVLPLFAGIYRMGAGLGPACAFLYSGPAINVLAIVMTARILGPEMGIARAVGAILFSVVIGLLMHFFFRKEEAERQVIQMAQIEEEVKRPLWQNALYFASMVAILVFANWGAPQTDSGLWATIFGAKWMLTSAFSVALGVMLVRWFDVKLWKVGTAAIPVVLLAVFFPGQPLLAFTAGVIGLSAFTSTDEGEVGDWFSSSWGFAKQILPLLLFGVLIAGALLGRVGNEGLIPSQWVASAVGGNSFWANFFASFAGAFMYFATLTEVPILQGLIGAGMGKGPALALLLAGPALSLPNMLVINSIMGVKKTVVFVSLVIVMATFSGLLYGSIWG; translated from the coding sequence ATGAACTGGAGAGAAGAGTGGAAGCCCCTGGCGGTCATTGTCGCGGTTTTCCTGGCCTGCTTTTATCTGCCCGTGGGCGTGCCGCGTTTTGACAACGCCATCCTCGAAGCCTTTCATCTCGTCAAATGGTACGCTCAGGAACACGTGCTGCTGTGCCTGATTCCGGCATTCTTCATCGCCGGAGCCATCTCGGTCTTCGTCAGCCAGGGCGCGGTCATGAAGTATCTCGGCGCCAAGGCCAACAAGGTCTTGGCCTACGGTGTAGCCGCCGTCTCGGGCACCATCCTGGCCGTGTGTTCCTGCACGGTGCTGCCGCTTTTCGCGGGCATCTACCGCATGGGCGCGGGCCTTGGACCGGCCTGCGCGTTCCTCTATTCCGGGCCGGCCATCAACGTGCTGGCCATCGTCATGACGGCCCGCATCCTGGGGCCTGAAATGGGCATCGCCCGCGCCGTGGGAGCCATCCTTTTCAGCGTGGTCATCGGCCTTTTGATGCACTTTTTCTTCCGCAAGGAGGAGGCCGAACGGCAGGTCATTCAGATGGCGCAGATCGAGGAGGAAGTGAAACGCCCTCTGTGGCAGAACGCCCTGTATTTCGCCTCCATGGTCGCGATTCTGGTTTTCGCCAACTGGGGCGCTCCCCAGACGGATTCCGGATTGTGGGCCACCATTTTCGGGGCCAAGTGGATGCTGACCTCTGCATTCTCGGTGGCCTTGGGCGTAATGCTTGTGCGTTGGTTCGATGTGAAGCTTTGGAAAGTGGGTACCGCCGCCATCCCGGTGGTTCTTCTGGCGGTTTTCTTTCCCGGCCAGCCGCTTTTGGCCTTCACGGCCGGAGTCATCGGCCTGTCCGCCTTCACCAGCACCGATGAAGGCGAGGTCGGGGACTGGTTCTCCTCGTCCTGGGGGTTTGCCAAGCAGATCCTGCCGCTACTGCTCTTCGGCGTGCTTATCGCGGGAGCTTTGCTTGGCCGGGTCGGCAACGAAGGCCTCATCCCCTCGCAGTGGGTGGCCAGCGCCGTGGGCGGCAATTCCTTCTGGGCCAATTTTTTCGCCTCCTTCGCCGGGGCCTTCATGTATTTCGCCACCCTGACCGAAGTGCCCATCCTGCAGGGCCTCATCGGCGCGGGCATGGGCAAGGGCCCGGCCCTGGCCCTGCTGCTGGCCGGTCCGGCGCTGAGTTTGCCCAACATGCTGGTCATAAACAGCATCATGGGCGTGAAGAAGACGGTTGTTTTTGTGAGTCTGGTCATCGTCATGGCCACGTTTTCGGGTCTTTTATACGGGTCGATCTGGGGATGA
- a CDS encoding ArsR/SmtB family transcription factor, translating into MKAEDRKFFEAKAAVLKALAHPTRLWMVEHLESGEKCVCEFAELIDADFSTVSKHLTVLKQAGIVQDEKRGKQVYYSLKVPCVLNFMHCVEAVLSTRAMEQLSMTGQSARPKLK; encoded by the coding sequence ATGAAGGCTGAAGACAGAAAGTTTTTCGAGGCCAAGGCCGCCGTGCTCAAGGCGCTGGCTCACCCGACCCGCTTGTGGATGGTCGAGCATCTGGAATCCGGGGAAAAGTGTGTCTGCGAATTCGCGGAACTCATCGACGCGGATTTTTCCACCGTATCCAAGCATCTGACCGTGCTCAAGCAGGCAGGCATCGTGCAGGACGAGAAAAGGGGCAAGCAGGTGTATTACAGCCTCAAGGTCCCGTGCGTCCTGAATTTCATGCATTGCGTGGAGGCCGTGCTTTCGACGCGCGCCATGGAACAATTATCAATGACCGGCCAGTCTGCCCGGCCAAAACTCAAGTAG
- a CDS encoding ArsR/SmtB family transcription factor — MLVHLCPTREDFEARAKVMKALAHPTRLMMIEELSRGERCVRELRDLADRDLSTVSKHLSILKDAGILQDEKRGKQVFYRLRVPCVLNFFHCLDSVLTARDRLAGR; from the coding sequence ATGCTCGTGCACCTGTGCCCGACCAGGGAAGATTTCGAGGCTCGCGCCAAGGTCATGAAGGCTCTCGCGCACCCGACCCGCCTCATGATGATCGAGGAGCTCTCGCGCGGCGAACGCTGCGTTCGCGAGCTGCGTGACCTGGCCGACCGCGATCTGTCCACGGTCTCCAAGCATCTCTCGATCCTGAAGGACGCAGGTATCTTGCAGGACGAGAAAAGGGGCAAACAGGTTTTCTACCGCCTGCGCGTGCCCTGTGTCCTGAATTTCTTTCATTGCCTGGACTCGGTGCTCACGGCCCGGGACAGGCTGGCAGGCCGTTGA
- a CDS encoding thioredoxin family protein, with protein MKKVHVMGPGCPKCTETFKIVEAAIAESGVEASLEKVTDFTEISKFGVFTTPAVAVDGTVKVMGKVPKKADVVAWLTA; from the coding sequence ATGAAAAAAGTTCACGTTATGGGTCCTGGCTGCCCCAAATGTACGGAAACATTCAAGATCGTCGAAGCTGCCATTGCCGAATCAGGGGTGGAGGCAAGCCTGGAGAAAGTCACGGACTTCACCGAAATCTCAAAATTCGGAGTGTTCACGACCCCCGCAGTGGCCGTGGACGGCACGGTCAAGGTCATGGGCAAGGTGCCAAAGAAGGCCGATGTCGTAGCCTGGCTGACCGCGTAA
- a CDS encoding thioredoxin family protein: protein MKIFRLFLALFFLIAASQAVAAPSPLISGAPQEVPIKGMVTMVDIGAKACIPCKMMIPVIESLSEEYEGRAAIVFIDVWKNPDETPKFGLRAIPTQIFYDKDGKEVMRHEGYFSKEEIIKVLTKLGVE, encoded by the coding sequence ATGAAAATCTTTCGCCTTTTTCTCGCCCTGTTTTTCCTGATCGCAGCATCACAGGCCGTGGCCGCTCCCTCTCCGCTCATTTCAGGAGCCCCCCAGGAAGTTCCCATCAAGGGCATGGTCACCATGGTCGATATTGGCGCAAAAGCCTGCATCCCGTGCAAGATGATGATTCCGGTTATCGAGTCCTTGTCCGAGGAATACGAAGGTCGGGCCGCCATCGTCTTCATAGACGTCTGGAAAAACCCGGACGAGACCCCGAAATTCGGTCTTCGCGCCATCCCGACCCAGATCTTCTATGACAAGGACGGCAAGGAAGTCATGCGCCACGAAGGATACTTTTCCAAAGAGGAGATCATCAAGGTTCTGACCAAGCTCGGGGTGGAATAA
- a CDS encoding cytochrome c biogenesis CcdA family protein, whose amino-acid sequence MDQFLILIHEWMGSGVGLAALGCFLWGVVSVLFSPCHLASIPLIVGYVAGQNKLVEGRQAAFYAILFTTGLFLTIAAIGVICAWLGRMLGDVGPYWTIVVGLILLWVAMDMLGVAQCSMGGNLMGRFKLRGMGGAFVLGLAYGVLSGSCTFGFIAPILAVITVQEKIATGILLIVLFGLGHCIPIVIAGSSTALVRRLMANTSWQRGGTAFRRIAGILIGLMGFYFIARPFLPV is encoded by the coding sequence ATGGACCAGTTCCTGATCCTTATCCACGAGTGGATGGGGTCCGGCGTGGGCCTGGCAGCGCTGGGCTGCTTTCTGTGGGGCGTGGTTAGCGTGCTGTTCAGCCCCTGCCACCTGGCCTCCATCCCCCTCATCGTCGGCTACGTGGCTGGTCAGAACAAACTGGTCGAAGGTCGTCAGGCAGCATTCTATGCGATCCTCTTCACCACCGGGCTGTTCCTGACCATCGCCGCCATCGGCGTGATCTGCGCCTGGCTCGGACGGATGCTTGGCGACGTAGGCCCGTACTGGACCATCGTCGTCGGGCTCATTCTGTTGTGGGTGGCCATGGACATGCTGGGCGTCGCCCAATGCTCCATGGGCGGAAACCTCATGGGCCGTTTCAAACTGCGCGGCATGGGTGGGGCTTTCGTGCTCGGCCTGGCCTACGGCGTCCTGTCGGGTTCCTGTACTTTCGGTTTCATCGCGCCAATCCTGGCCGTCATCACGGTGCAGGAAAAGATCGCGACCGGCATCCTGCTCATCGTCCTCTTCGGCCTTGGGCACTGCATCCCCATCGTCATCGCCGGCAGCTCCACCGCCCTGGTTCGCCGTCTCATGGCCAACACCTCCTGGCAACGCGGGGGCACGGCTTTCCGGCGAATTGCCGGAATTCTGATCGGCCTCATGGGCTTCTACTTTATCGCCCGTCCGTTCCTGCCGGTCTGA
- the arsB gene encoding ACR3 family arsenite efflux transporter, whose translation MKKETTAGISFFEKNLTLWVALCMVAGVLIGNFLPAVPAFLSKFEYAKVSIPIAVLIWFMIYPMMMKVDFASIKNVGKNPTGLYLTWVVNWLIKPFTMFAIAGFFFFVVFRPFIPHELAKDYLAGAILLGAAPCTAMVFVWSHLTRGNPAYTVVQVATNDLIILVAFTPIVAFLLGISGVTIPWNTLLLSVVLFVVIPLAGGVLTRNHVIKSKGLDYFNNTFIPKFNNATIVGLLLTLVLIFSFQGEVILGNPLHILFIAVPLIIQTVLIFFLAYLAGKKLKLCHSIAAPAGMIGASNFFELAVAVAITLFGASSPVVLATIVGVLVEVPVMLALVKYANRTTSWFPDSEA comes from the coding sequence ATGAAGAAAGAAACCACCGCCGGAATCAGCTTTTTCGAGAAGAACCTCACCCTCTGGGTCGCCCTGTGCATGGTCGCGGGCGTGCTCATTGGCAATTTTTTGCCCGCTGTCCCGGCATTTTTAAGCAAGTTCGAATACGCCAAGGTCTCCATTCCCATCGCTGTGCTGATCTGGTTCATGATCTACCCCATGATGATGAAGGTCGATTTCGCCAGTATCAAAAACGTCGGCAAAAATCCGACCGGGCTGTACCTGACCTGGGTCGTCAACTGGCTGATCAAGCCTTTCACCATGTTCGCCATCGCGGGCTTTTTCTTTTTCGTCGTCTTCAGGCCCTTCATTCCGCATGAACTTGCCAAGGACTATCTGGCCGGAGCCATCCTGCTCGGGGCCGCGCCGTGCACGGCCATGGTCTTTGTCTGGAGTCATCTGACCAGGGGCAACCCGGCCTACACCGTGGTCCAGGTGGCCACCAACGACCTCATCATCCTGGTCGCCTTCACCCCCATCGTGGCTTTTTTGCTGGGGATCAGCGGCGTGACCATTCCCTGGAACACCCTGCTCCTCTCCGTGGTCCTGTTCGTTGTCATCCCCCTGGCAGGCGGCGTGCTGACCCGCAACCATGTCATAAAAAGCAAGGGACTGGATTATTTCAACAACACCTTCATCCCCAAATTCAACAATGCCACCATCGTCGGCCTGCTCCTGACCCTGGTGCTCATCTTCTCCTTCCAGGGCGAGGTGATCCTCGGCAATCCGCTGCACATCCTGTTCATAGCCGTCCCGCTCATCATCCAGACCGTGCTCATCTTCTTTCTGGCCTACCTTGCGGGCAAAAAACTCAAACTCTGCCACAGCATCGCCGCCCCGGCGGGAATGATCGGCGCGTCCAATTTCTTCGAACTGGCCGTGGCCGTGGCCATCACCCTTTTCGGGGCATCTTCCCCGGTGGTCCTGGCCACCATCGTCGGCGTGCTGGTGGAAGTTCCGGTCATGCTGGCCCTGGTCAAATACGCCAACCGCACCACAAGCTGGTTCCCGGACTCGGAGGCCTGA
- a CDS encoding DUF2325 domain-containing protein: MDGDCRGGKCSPRCPSYDLCKKRVLIVGGIERMEKSYRRLIEERGGVFEYHAGHMKSGGKGLENSVQRADLVLCPVNCNSHGACLKVKNLGKKFKKPVHMLSNFSLSAVARTMEQLHGVN; encoded by the coding sequence ATGGATGGAGACTGCAGGGGCGGAAAATGCAGCCCCAGGTGTCCGTCCTACGATCTGTGCAAGAAACGGGTGCTCATCGTTGGCGGCATCGAGCGCATGGAGAAGTCCTATCGCAGGCTGATCGAGGAGCGCGGCGGCGTGTTCGAATATCACGCCGGACACATGAAGTCGGGGGGCAAGGGGCTCGAAAACAGCGTGCAGCGGGCGGATCTGGTCCTTTGCCCGGTAAACTGCAACAGCCACGGCGCTTGTCTGAAGGTCAAGAACCTGGGCAAGAAGTTCAAGAAACCCGTGCACATGCTCAGCAACTTCAGCCTGAGCGCAGTGGCCCGCACCATGGAACAACTGCATGGCGTGAATTGA
- the pgl gene encoding 6-phosphogluconolactonase has protein sequence MLTILQEKDTDLLLQRAARHLCQKLRDALAVHAAVNIAVPGGRSVVKIFDAMRTEALDWHRVHFFIIDERLVPIDHPDSNFGLLRDHLVTPLAREGKISPENAHPFILDTTATDRGTLAYEEVLAGQGFRYDIILLSSGEDGHVGALFPGHHSVTDPHHGFIVMDDSPKPPPERMSSSLSLMLTARTGVLLFTGEAKREAFKKFGDATIPVSACPARLVTGMKDATVFTDQIHE, from the coding sequence ATGCTCACGATACTCCAAGAAAAGGATACCGATCTGCTCCTGCAACGGGCTGCCCGGCACCTGTGCCAAAAGCTTCGGGATGCTCTGGCCGTGCACGCCGCCGTGAACATCGCGGTGCCCGGCGGGAGAAGCGTTGTGAAGATTTTCGACGCGATGCGTACGGAGGCGCTCGATTGGCACCGGGTGCATTTCTTCATCATTGACGAGAGACTTGTTCCCATCGATCATCCCGACAGCAATTTTGGGCTGCTCCGGGATCATCTCGTCACGCCTCTGGCGCGGGAAGGCAAGATTTCTCCGGAAAACGCCCACCCCTTCATCCTGGATACGACCGCGACGGATCGCGGAACACTGGCCTATGAAGAGGTGCTCGCGGGGCAGGGATTCCGCTACGACATCATCCTGCTCAGTTCCGGCGAGGACGGCCACGTCGGGGCCCTGTTTCCGGGGCATCACTCCGTGACGGACCCGCATCACGGCTTTATCGTCATGGACGACTCGCCAAAGCCGCCTCCGGAACGGATGAGCTCTTCCCTGTCGCTCATGCTCACTGCGCGGACCGGGGTTCTTCTTTTCACCGGCGAAGCCAAGCGCGAGGCCTTCAAAAAGTTCGGCGACGCCACGATTCCGGTCTCGGCCTGTCCTGCCAGGCTTGTGACCGGAATGAAGGACGCGACGGTGTTCACGGATCAAATTCACGAATGA
- a CDS encoding Rpn family recombination-promoting nuclease/putative transposase, producing the protein MKPVNNIHDNLFRYTMSHSNVAADFLVQYLPSEVTGNLRLDTLTIAKDTFVDPNQREHYSDLLYTVLLKGGTSAFVYFLFEHKSRPDRFVALQILRYMVEIWELHRKQQKKSKTLPLIIPIVVYHGKNTQKASRLADLIELPDMKCNAYVPRFDLAFYDFSPASDEKIKGAITLRLMLACFRAKNNPRTVGHVMDLFGLLAKLDNSATSMRWIEVIATYLFQTMDIDRDVMHNIASIQLDANKEGKVMTLADRLRKEGRIEGRMEGKLEGKMEGKMEGEVMGRHAVLQRLLGKRFGKDILDIRMQDRLRSASAEQLDLWAERILDATTIEDVFRE; encoded by the coding sequence ATGAAACCGGTCAACAACATCCACGACAATCTGTTCCGATACACCATGAGCCACAGCAATGTGGCCGCCGACTTTCTGGTCCAGTACCTGCCTTCGGAAGTGACCGGCAATTTGCGCCTCGACACCCTGACCATCGCCAAGGATACCTTTGTGGACCCGAATCAGCGGGAGCACTATTCGGACCTGCTTTACACGGTCCTCCTGAAGGGAGGCACATCGGCGTTCGTCTATTTCCTGTTTGAGCACAAAAGCCGGCCCGACCGTTTCGTTGCGCTACAGATCCTGCGCTACATGGTCGAAATCTGGGAACTGCACCGCAAGCAGCAAAAAAAATCCAAGACCCTGCCACTCATCATCCCCATCGTCGTCTATCACGGCAAGAACACTCAAAAAGCGTCAAGACTCGCCGATCTGATCGAACTTCCGGACATGAAATGCAACGCTTACGTGCCGCGCTTCGACCTCGCGTTTTACGATTTCTCGCCCGCATCCGATGAAAAAATCAAGGGAGCCATCACCCTGCGCCTGATGCTTGCGTGCTTTCGGGCCAAGAACAACCCAAGAACGGTCGGGCACGTCATGGACCTCTTCGGGCTGCTGGCCAAACTCGACAACAGTGCAACCTCCATGCGCTGGATCGAGGTCATCGCGACCTACCTGTTCCAGACCATGGACATCGACAGGGACGTCATGCACAATATCGCAAGCATACAACTGGACGCGAACAAGGAGGGAAAGGTCATGACCCTGGCGGATAGGCTGCGCAAGGAAGGCCGGATTGAAGGCAGAATGGAAGGCAAGCTGGAAGGTAAGATGGAGGGTAAGATGGAGGGAGAAGTCATGGGCCGCCATGCCGTGCTGCAACGCCTGCTCGGCAAACGCTTCGGCAAGGACATCCTGGACATCCGCATGCAGGACCGCCTGCGGAGCGCCAGCGCCGAACAGCTCGACCTCTGGGCGGAGCGCATCCTCGACGCCACGACTATCGAGGATGTCTTCAGGGAATAG
- a CDS encoding DUF4351 domain-containing protein, whose translation MFQTMDINRDVMHNIASIQLDSNKEGKVMTLADRLRKEGRIEGRKEGKMEGEVLGRHAVLQRLLGKRFGKDILDIRMQDRLRSASAEQLDLWAERILDATTIEDVFRE comes from the coding sequence ATGTTCCAGACCATGGACATCAACAGGGACGTCATGCACAATATCGCGAGCATTCAACTGGACTCGAACAAGGAGGGAAAGGTCATGACCCTGGCGGATAGACTGCGTAAGGAAGGCCGGATTGAAGGCAGGAAGGAGGGCAAGATGGAGGGAGAAGTCCTGGGCCGCCATGCCGTGCTGCAACGCCTGCTCGGCAAGCGCTTCGGAAAGGACATCCTGGACATTCGCATGCAGGACCGCCTGCGGAGCGCCAGCGCCGAACAGCTCGACCTCTGGGCGGAGCGCATCCTCGACGCCACGACCATCGAGGATGTCTTCAGGGAATAG
- a CDS encoding TolC family protein → MTLFGNIGLSASNAALTIAGYPGGSNLGDLMSGDSLQYSGGMGFGWDIFNYGRIKNNVRVQDARFQQLVVSYKDTVLQAARETEAALSAFLRSREEVAFLAQGVDAATRSVEISMIQYREGLADFQRVLDTQRSKVQAQDLLTSTQGSVLINLSAVYKALGGGWEARVGKDFLPEEIRREMGERTDWGGLLEAGAPVAGDRVRE, encoded by the coding sequence TTGACCCTGTTCGGCAATATCGGCCTGTCGGCCAGCAACGCGGCGCTGACCATCGCCGGATATCCGGGCGGCAGCAATCTGGGCGATCTCATGAGCGGGGACAGCCTCCAGTATTCGGGAGGCATGGGCTTTGGATGGGACATCTTCAACTACGGGCGCATCAAGAACAATGTCCGCGTCCAGGACGCGCGTTTCCAGCAGCTGGTCGTGAGTTACAAGGATACGGTGCTCCAGGCCGCCAGGGAGACCGAGGCTGCCTTGTCCGCCTTCCTGCGCTCCAGGGAGGAGGTTGCCTTTCTCGCGCAGGGCGTGGACGCCGCGACACGTTCGGTGGAAATTTCCATGATCCAGTACCGCGAAGGTCTCGCCGACTTTCAGCGCGTCCTGGACACGCAGCGTTCCAAGGTCCAGGCCCAGGACCTGCTGACGAGTACGCAGGGCTCGGTGCTCATCAATCTGTCGGCTGTGTACAAGGCCCTTGGCGGGGGCTGGGAGGCTCGCGTCGGCAAGGATTTTCTGCCCGAAGAAATCAGGCGGGAGATGGGCGAGCGGACGGACTGGGGAGGGCTGCTCGAAGCGGGAGCGCCTGTGGCTGGAGACCGCGTCCGGGAATAG
- a CDS encoding efflux transporter outer membrane subunit, whose product MKDATRRATDAANVLRITVLGLALVLLGGCAVGPNYVRPEVPVMKEWSGKGDTRLKDGPAELAVWWKRLNDPVLDRLVEMARERNPSLQVAGLRILEARARLGIATGNRFPQLQQLKGNLADNGLSKHNANTSPALDTYYATASVALDAAWELDFWGKFRRAVESGVWDLDAATAGYDDLLVTLTAEVARVYVTLRTLEERLDIARENVAVQERSLQIARALYEGGDVTELDVAQARALLANTRASMPRLDAQLRQAKNGLAALLGMLPGEVDDLLGAPGRIPEVPADLAVGVPAELLRRRPDIRAAEARMAAQCALIGVARADLYPHA is encoded by the coding sequence ATGAAGGATGCCACACGCCGGGCGACGGATGCCGCCAATGTCTTGCGGATCACGGTCCTGGGCCTTGCCCTTGTCCTTCTGGGCGGTTGCGCCGTTGGTCCGAATTATGTCCGGCCGGAGGTCCCGGTGATGAAGGAATGGAGCGGGAAAGGCGACACCAGGCTCAAGGATGGCCCGGCCGAGCTTGCGGTCTGGTGGAAGCGACTGAATGATCCGGTGCTGGACCGGCTGGTGGAGATGGCCCGCGAACGGAACCCGTCCCTGCAGGTCGCCGGGCTGCGCATCCTTGAGGCCCGCGCCAGGCTCGGCATCGCCACCGGCAACAGGTTTCCGCAGCTGCAGCAGCTCAAGGGCAACCTTGCCGACAACGGTCTGAGTAAGCACAACGCCAATACCTCGCCCGCGCTGGACACGTATTACGCCACGGCCTCCGTCGCCCTCGACGCGGCCTGGGAACTCGATTTTTGGGGAAAATTCAGGCGTGCGGTGGAATCGGGCGTGTGGGATCTGGACGCGGCCACGGCGGGTTACGACGATCTGTTGGTCACGCTCACGGCCGAGGTGGCGCGGGTCTACGTGACGTTGCGCACCCTGGAGGAACGCCTGGACATCGCGCGTGAAAACGTGGCGGTTCAGGAGCGCTCCCTGCAGATTGCCCGGGCGCTTTACGAGGGCGGGGACGTGACCGAACTCGACGTGGCCCAGGCCCGGGCGCTGCTGGCCAACACGCGCGCCTCCATGCCGCGGCTGGATGCTCAGCTGCGTCAGGCCAAAAACGGTCTGGCTGCGCTGCTCGGCATGCTGCCCGGCGAGGTGGACGACCTGCTCGGCGCGCCGGGACGCATCCCCGAGGTGCCCGCCGATTTGGCGGTGGGCGTTCCCGCCGAGCTCCTGCGGCGGCGTCCGGACATCCGCGCCGCCGAGGCCCGCATGGCCGCCCAGTGCGCGCTGATCGGGGTGGCCCGGGCGGATCTCTACCCACACGCTTGA